A segment of the Thiohalomonas denitrificans genome:
AAGCCATACAGGGGTTGTACACGCCTTGTTAGGCGTCTATTCTTTAGCGTATTGCTCAGGTAAACAAGCCTAACCCGGAAAAAGCCTCTACACTTGAGCGGATAAGCCGTCGCGCCGCGACTTTTTGGCACCGGAAACAAGAACCGCAAACGGAAAAGGAGTAGCAAGATGAAGCATGAACTGCCGGATCTCCCCTACCCGAAGGATGCACTGGAGCCGCATATCTCAGCCGAGACGCTGGATTATCACCACGATAAGCATCACCAGACCTACGTTACCAAGCTGAACGGGCTGATCGAGGGCAGCAAGTTTGAGAACGCCTCCCTGGAAGAGATCATCAAGGAAGCCGACGGCAAGATCTTCAATAACGGCGCCCAGGTCTGGAACCACACGTTCTACTGGAACTGCATGAGCCCGAACGGCGGCGGCGAACCCTCCGGCGATCTGGCCGAAGCCATGACCAAGGCCTTTGGCTCCTTTGCAGAGTTCAAGACGAAATTCAGCGACATGGGCGCAAACAAT
Coding sequences within it:
- a CDS encoding superoxide dismutase, whose amino-acid sequence is MKHELPDLPYPKDALEPHISAETLDYHHDKHHQTYVTKLNGLIEGSKFENASLEEIIKEADGKIFNNGAQVWNHTFYWNCMSPNGGGEPSGDLAEAMTKAFGSFAEFKTKFSDMGANNFGSGWTWLVKNSDGSVEIVNTSNAGNPLRDGKTPLMTCDVWEHAYYIDYRNARPKYLEAFWNVVNWDFAAQNFGG